The Budorcas taxicolor isolate Tak-1 chromosome 18, Takin1.1, whole genome shotgun sequence genome window below encodes:
- the LOC128063632 gene encoding prefoldin subunit 4, with translation MAATMKKAAAEDVNVTFEDQQKINKFARNTSRITELKEEIEVKKKQLQNLEDACEDIMLADDDCLMIPYQIGDVFISHSQEETQEMLEEAKKNLQEEIDALESRVESIQRVLADLKVQLYAKFGSNINLEADES, from the coding sequence ATGGCGGCCACCATGAAGAAGGCGGCTGCAGAAGATGTCAATGTCACTTTTGAGGATCaacaaaagataaacaaatttgCACGGAATACAAGTAGGATCACAGAgctgaaggaagaaatagaagtaaaaaagaaacaactccAGAATTTAGAAGATGCCTGTGAGGACATCATGCTTGCAGATGACGACTGCTTAATGATACCTTATCAGATTGGCGATGTTTTCATTAGTCATTCTCAAGAAGAAACACAAGAAATGTTAGAAGAAGCCAAGAAAAATTTGCAAGAAGAAATTGACGCCTTAGAATCCAGAGTGGAATCAATTCAGCGGGTGTTAGCAGATTTGAAAGTTCAGTTATATGCAAAATTTGGAAGTAACATAAACCTTGAAGCTGATGAAagttaa